Proteins encoded within one genomic window of Pseudobdellovibrionaceae bacterium:
- a CDS encoding acylneuraminate cytidylyltransferase, whose amino-acid sequence MTKIVAAALLALSFTTGFTCSKNTPAPEATPAVEATPAVEEAPATTEGAPADTTATPAEGQPTQ is encoded by the coding sequence ATGACAAAGATCGTTGCAGCTGCATTGCTCGCTCTGAGCTTCACTACGGGCTTCACTTGCTCGAAAAACACTCCCGCTCCCGAGGCGACTCCGGCTGTGGAAGCAACTCCCGCAGTGGAAGAAGCTCCCGCAACAACTGAAGGTGCTCCCGCAGACACAACAGCGACTCCCGCTGAAGGTCAGCCCACTCAGTAG